In Listeria cossartiae subsp. cossartiae, the DNA window AGATTTGGTAGTTAGTCATACCAAGATATTTAACAATATAGTTTCTATCAAATGTTCTTGTTAGTAGTTGCGGACGATCAATTTCTGCAAGTCCCAAGTTACCAAAGAACATCGCGATACCAAGTGTTAGAACACCAACTACTTTTCTCGCGCGAATGCGGGCTGTTTTGTCTGGTTTTACAAAGCGGAAAGCTAGTAGTGCAATTAAAATAATAATATCCGCGAAGTAAATAATATCGTGCCAGCTGAGTAACGCTGTGATACTACTTCCCATGTCGCCCATGTTTTGCATTTGTTTTGCGTTTAGATTCGGTAGCGTAATAAAATCACTAAAGAATCGATAATAAACAATATTTGCGTAAAGAATGAAACTCATTAAAAAGTCAATAACGATAATCCAAATGAATGAACGACGTCCTTTAGCAAAAAGGGCAAGACCGATAAAGAAAATGGCCCCGCTTAATGGATTAATGAACAGCAAAATTTGCTGCATAAGATTTTCTATGCCAAGTTTAAATTCAAGTTGATATGCAATATACGTTTTTAGCCAATAAAGAATGACGGCTAGAACAAAAAATCCATAATTCTTGCTTAAAAACGTTTGGATTTTTATTTTCCAATCCTTCATGAAACACCTCTCCTACACACTATTTACTCGTTTTATTTGTTGTTTTCCTGAAATGAAAAAAGCAGCTGTACTATGTAAAAAAACAATTTCATACAGCACCCACTTTAACATAATTCTAACACAAGATTAATAAAAGGCAAGCTATAACCTATCCGTCTGAAGTAGGATTTATTAGGAACTAGGCGGATATAACTAGTCAAAAAAGAACCATTTGGAATAGAATTCTGCTAAAATAAAAAGAAAACATTGAGGTAGACAATGAAGACGATTATTACGAAAGATTTTTTCGAAAAGAAGACGACAATTGAACTCGCGAGGGATATTATTGGCATGCGACTTGTGCATCAAACAAATAGTGGCATACTGTCTGGCTTGATTGTAGAAACAGAAGCTTACCTCGGAGCAACTGACATGGCAGCACATAGTTTCCAAAACCTTCGAACGAAAAGAACTGAAGTGATGTTCGAGTCGCCCGGGACCATCTATATGTACCAAATGCATCGCCAAGTCTTGCTTAATTTCATCACCATGCAAAAAGGGATCCCAGAAGCTATTCTCATTCGCGCGATAGAACCCGACGAAGCGTCACGCGCACAAATGCAATACCAACGCCACGGAAAAACTGGTTATGAGCTAACAAACGGCCCTGGAAAATTAACGCAAGCATTAGGATTAAGTATGCAAGATTACGGGAAAACTCTTTTTGATAGTAACATTTGGATAGAAGAAGCAAAAACACCGCATATAATAGAAGCAACTAATCGAATTGGGGTACCTAATAAAGGAATTGCGACCCATTATCCGCTTAGGTTCACAGCGAAAGGAAGTCCATATATTTCTGCTCAGCGAAAAAGTAGTATTTTGCCTCGGATTTGGGAGTAACTTTACAATTTTGTCACAGGTGAAGAAAATACTTCGATCAAGTTGCTAATTTTCTTTGCTTCAAAGGGAGAGCTACTATATAATAAAATAGTTACAAGGAGGAATTATATGTTAAAGAAAACAATAGCAATAATTATTTTAATCATCGGTTTACTATTAATTTTTTCCCCATTCATCAAAAATGGTATCGTGAAATACATGAGTGGACATGAAACAATCGAGCAATATAATGCATCAGATATAAAGAAAAATAATAAAAAAGACGCTACATTTGATTTTGAAAGTGTGCAACTACCATCTATGACGTCTGTTCTTCAAGGAGCAGCAAATTATGATAAAGATGCCGTTGTCGGTGCGATTTCCGTTCCATCTGTGGACGTGAGCCTACTCGTATTCAAAGGAACAAATACAGCTAACTTGCTTGCCGGTGCGACAACTATGCGTTCTGATCAAGTTATGGGTAAAGGTAATTATCCACTCGCGGGACACCATATGCGCAATGAATCGATGCTATTTGGCCCCATCATGAAAGTCAAACAAGGCGACAAGATTTACCTAACGGATCTTGAAAACTTATATGAATACAAAGTTACGGAAACAAAAACAATTGATGAAACAGAAGTAAGCGTTATTGATAATACGAAAGACGCTAGAGTGACACTGATTACATGTGATAAGCCGACCGAAACAACGAAACGATTTGTCGCAGTCGGTGAACTAGAGAAAACCGAAAAACTAACAAAAGAACTAGAGGATAAATATTTCCCTAGTAAATAAAAATAATCCCCACAGAATTTATTCTGCGGGGATATTTTTTATGGAAAGAAAGCGAGGTGTTATAATCACTAATTAAATCATTGTATTCCTTTAGTAATTTTTCTGGCGTTCCTTCTATTGTTTCAATGAAAATGGGATTTTTTAACTCATCTTCAGGAATAGCCTGTTTCTTTTTTGCACGGTCAAGTAGTAACGTCGCTTCTGCTTTGGTGCTAGTCACTTTTTTTACTAAGAAAACAAGGTCATTACTCGTTAATTTTTCTTTTTCTAGTTGCGTTTCATCTTTACTTGCTTGGATGAATGCCTCATAAGTTTTTGTTAAATGGCTATATTGTTTTTCGTAAGCGGCGATATCTAGCTCCGTTACGTTCGTTGCAGCTATTTGTTGATTGCGTAGTTCAGCAATCAGGTTTTCACTAGCCGAAATAAAATTATTTAAAGCTAGGCACGTTAGACTGCCAGATTTTTCCATTTCTTTTGCCGCGAAAGCTTGTTGTGCGGTGTTTAGTTTTTGCATTTCTTCGTTGAATGATTGTATTTCTTTATTCGAATTTTGGATGGAATTGGTTAATTCTTTGTGGAGTGTAGCCGCTTTGGCATAATTATCATCCAAATAACTTTTAGAAGTGAAGTAAGTTTGTAATTCATTTAGTATACGGATTTCATTTGTTATCTCACTGGAAAGTTTTTTGAAATCTTTATCCATGGGAAGTGAAGATGTTTTACTCAAGGAATCTTTCATCGCAATAAGGGCATTGGTTGTTTCAGCGGGATTTCTAATAGGTGTTAAGATATCGTTATTGCTCGGTGTTTTAAAATCACCATTGTCAGCGGAATAACTTTTGAAATAATTCGCTCGTGCGTTTACAAAATCATAGTTAATAGCGTTACTTAGTTTTACATAATCGTTATACTTTACTAGTTCTTCTTTGGCGTATAGACCATTACCTGTTGTGGAATTTTCTTTTTCATCACTACCACAACCAGTCAGTAAGCTAGCGAACAGCGCGATAATGAGTAAACATAGGCCGGACTTTTTAAAATAATTCAATAGTTGATCATCCTCATCTGTAAATTTAAAAAGGTGCTTTCTAAGTGTAGCATTTTTTCTGGATAATTTCTCCTTTTATTGTAAATGTTG includes these proteins:
- a CDS encoding DNA-3-methyladenine glycosylase; amino-acid sequence: MKTIITKDFFEKKTTIELARDIIGMRLVHQTNSGILSGLIVETEAYLGATDMAAHSFQNLRTKRTEVMFESPGTIYMYQMHRQVLLNFITMQKGIPEAILIRAIEPDEASRAQMQYQRHGKTGYELTNGPGKLTQALGLSMQDYGKTLFDSNIWIEEAKTPHIIEATNRIGVPNKGIATHYPLRFTAKGSPYISAQRKSSILPRIWE
- a CDS encoding class A sortase; this encodes MLKKTIAIIILIIGLLLIFSPFIKNGIVKYMSGHETIEQYNASDIKKNNKKDATFDFESVQLPSMTSVLQGAANYDKDAVVGAISVPSVDVSLLVFKGTNTANLLAGATTMRSDQVMGKGNYPLAGHHMRNESMLFGPIMKVKQGDKIYLTDLENLYEYKVTETKTIDETEVSVIDNTKDARVTLITCDKPTETTKRFVAVGELEKTEKLTKELEDKYFPSK
- a CDS encoding DUF3829 domain-containing protein, whose product is MNYFKKSGLCLLIIALFASLLTGCGSDEKENSTTGNGLYAKEELVKYNDYVKLSNAINYDFVNARANYFKSYSADNGDFKTPSNNDILTPIRNPAETTNALIAMKDSLSKTSSLPMDKDFKKLSSEITNEIRILNELQTYFTSKSYLDDNYAKAATLHKELTNSIQNSNKEIQSFNEEMQKLNTAQQAFAAKEMEKSGSLTCLALNNFISASENLIAELRNQQIAATNVTELDIAAYEKQYSHLTKTYEAFIQASKDETQLEKEKLTSNDLVFLVKKVTSTKAEATLLLDRAKKKQAIPEDELKNPIFIETIEGTPEKLLKEYNDLISDYNTSLSFHKKYPRRINSVGIIFIY